ACCTCAATTCTTTCGTAAATAAGTGCCGCTTGCTCGTAGGGATCTTTTTTGCTCGCAGGCACCAGCGCTAGGTTAAATTTGGGAACTTTGTAAACAATTGGTTCCTTTTTGGTCTTTCTTGGTTTACTTCTTTGCTTAAGTTTTTTCTGTACGGCATGAAAACAATCGTTTTTAATAATTTGCGGATAGATACCTTGCCCCAGATAAATGGGATTTGATAGCATGCGTTTAATGGTGGGATGGGCAAAGCTTATTCCGGCTTTATTCCCCGCCTTTTGTAAGGAAGAAAGCTCTAAATAAGCTTGGTATAAGTTTTTTAGCACTCTTGCCTCATCCTCTTGGATGACGATCTTTCCGTTTTTGTAGCAGTAAGCATAAGGAACGGTTCGCATGTTAGAGAGCCTCCTTTAATATCAGTCCACATTTCAGGTAAAAGATGATGGTGGTTCTTTCATAAACCTCGGCGCTATCTATGAATCTCTCCCATATATCCTCATCAAAATCAGTGATCGATTCCTTCTTCTTTGCAAGCAGAAAGAGATCTTCCAATGCCGCTTGTTTTTCGTGAGTCTTTTTTCTCGTTTTTCTGAGTGTTTCCAATTCATTGGTTTTTCTCAGATGCTCTTGGAGCAATTCGGCTTTG
The sequence above is a segment of the Candidatus Cloacimonadota bacterium genome. Coding sequences within it:
- a CDS encoding recombinase family protein is translated as MRTVPYAYCYKNGKIVIQEDEARVLKNLYQAYLELSSLQKAGNKAGISFAHPTIKRMLSNPIYLGQGIYPQIIKNDCFHAVQKKLKQRSKPRKTKKEPIVYKVPKFNLALVPASKKDPYEQAALIYERIEVVHEKE